The proteins below come from a single Oncorhynchus keta strain PuntledgeMale-10-30-2019 chromosome 1, Oket_V2, whole genome shotgun sequence genomic window:
- the LOC118384244 gene encoding serine/threonine-protein kinase PAK 4-like: MFTKKKKPRVQISAPSNFEHRVHTDFDEQEQKFVGLPRQWQSLIEDTAKRPKPFIDVTVITTVEPRKTIVRGSKIAVDGSLTWLLDEFDTMSVTRSNSLRRGSPPIQPRRDSGSSGGGGHENGDLAHRPHHHPDHYGDIRDREQPRPDQLAGGDPRQPQRVPRSQREDGRPQQQPRGQEPSSRYRERERPGPPPPPPKPRDTDPRDHHDQVVRRDGPSDQRPKSSYTGRDGSPQSPRDKRPLSGPNIRMPNLPVTEGVIKTAQQTSRPFNTYPRADSEGGRSPTSQVLKLARPHEAPPHNGPSSASSRDGGKAPQKGQLRGDPHHSSHPVLGPEPPHSHQQQKAPVPRPPAPALPPQQALSPQREPQRVSHEQFRAALQMVVDPGDPRTYLDHYIKIGEGSTGIVCIATIKSTGKLVAVKKMDLRKQQRRELLFNEVVIMRDYHHDNVVEMYNSYLVGDELWVVMEFLEGGALTDIVTHTRMNEEQIATVCLSVLKALSVLHTQGVIHRDIKSDSILLTHDGRVKLSDFGFCAQVSKEVQRRKSLVGTPYWMAPELISRLPYGPEVDIWSLGVMVIEMVDGEPPYFNEPPLKAMKMIRDNLPPKLKNLHKVSPLLKGFLDKLLVRDPTQRASANELLKHPFLSKAGPPSCIVPLMRQNRMR; encoded by the exons ATGTTCACTAAGAAGAAGAAGCCCCGCGTCCAGATCTCGGCGCCCTCCAACTTTGAGCACCGCGTGCACACAGACTTTGACGAGCAGGAACAGAAGTTTGTGGGGCTGCCGCGGCAATGGCAGTCTCTGATCGAGGACACGGCCAAGAGGCCCAAGCCCTTCATCGACGTCACCGTCATCACCACGGTGGAGCCCCGCAAG ACCATAGTGCGGGGTAGTAAGATCGCTGTGGACGGCTCGCTGACATGGCTGCTGGATGAGTTTGACACCATGTCGGTGACCCGCTCCAACTCCCTGAGGCGAGGCAGCCCCCCTATCCAGCCCCGCAGAGACTCCGGATCTTCGGGGGGAGGAGGCCATGAGAACGGGGACCTGGCCCACCGGCCACACCACCACCCAGATCACTATGGAGACATCAGAGACAG GGAGCAGCCCAGGCCGGACCAGTTAGCTGGTGGAGACCCCCGGCAGCCCCAGCGGGTACCCCGCTCTCAGCGAGAGGACGGCAGGCCACAGCAGCAGCCCCGGGGCCAGGAACCAAGCAGCAGGTACCGAGAGAGGGAGCGTCCTGGCCCACCCCCTCCCCCGCCAAAGCCCAGAGACACTGACCCACGGGACCACCACGACCAAGTAGTCCGCAGGGACGGGCCCAGCGACCAGAGGCCTAAGTCCAGCTACACGGGCAGGGACGGCAGCCCCCAGTCTCCCCGGGATAAGAGGCCTCTCTCGGGGCCCAACATCCGTATGCCTAACCTGCCTGTCACAGAGGGGGTGATAAAGACAGCACAACAGACCAGCAGGCCATTCAACACCTACCCCCGCGCTGACAGTGAAGGAGGAAGGAGCCCCACCAGCCAG GTGCTGAAGCTAGCCAGACCACACGAAGCACCGCCACACAACGGTCCTTCTAGTGCCTCCAGCCGAGACGGGGGAAAAGCACCGCAGAAGGGCCAGCTACGAGGAGACCCCCACCACTCCTCCCACCCTGTCCTGGGCCCTGAGCCCCCCCACAGCCACCAGCAGCAGAAGGCTCCCGTTCCCCGCCCCCCAGCCCCTGCCCTTCCACCACAGCAGGCCCTCTCGCCCCAGAGGGAGCCCCAGCGGGTGTCCCATGAGCAGTTCCGCGCCGCGCTGCAGATGGTGGTGGACCCGGGTGACCCGCGCACCTACCTGGACCACTACATCAAGATCGGAGAGGGCTCCACCGGCATTGTGTGCATTGCCACCATCAAGAGCACCGGCAAATTGGTGGCTGTCAAGAAGATGGACCTGCGCAAGCAGCAGCGCCGGGAGCTGCTATTCAATGAG GTGGTGATCATGCGGGACTATCACCATGACAACGTGGTGGAGATGTACAACAGCTACCTGGTGGGAGATGAACTCTGGGTCGTCATGGAGTTCCTGGAGGGAGGGGCTCTGACTGACATTGTCACACACACCAG gatgAATGAGGAGCAGATAGCCACAGTGTGCCTGTCTGTGCTGAAGGCTCTGTCAGTGCTGCACACCCAGGGCGTCATCCACAGGGACATCAAGAGTGACTCCATCTTGCTCACCCACGACGGCAGA GTGAAGCTGTCGGACTTTGGCTTCTGCGCCCAGGTGTCTAAAGAGGTCCAGCGGCGCAAGTCCCTGGTGGGCACACCCTACTGGATGGCCCCAGAGCTCATCTCACGACTGCCCTATGGGCCTGAG GTGGACATCTGGTCCTTGGGGGTGATGGTCATCGAGATGGTGGACGGAGAGCCACCCTATTTCAATGAGCCCCCCCTCAAAGCTATGAAGATGATCCGTGACAACCTACCACCCAAACTCAAGAACTTACACAAG GTTTCTCCTCTTCTCAAGGGCTTCCTGGACAAATTGTTGGTGCGAGACCCCACCCAGAGGGCCTCGGCCAATGAGCTACTCAAGCACCCCTTCCTGAGCAAGGCTGGCCCGCCCTCCTGCATTGTGCCTCTCATGAGGCAGAACCGCATGAGATGA